The Thalassomonas actiniarum genome contains the following window.
TAAACCGCCACTATCTACAGCAAGGTGAATTTTAGTTGTATTTCCACCTCGACTTTTCCCCACAGCTTGGGCACTTGCATCAGCTGTATTGGTACTATCCTGATGGGCTTTCACTATACTGCCATCAATAAATAGCCATTCACTGTCATGTAATTTAGAAAGAAAAGTAAACACTTCCATCATTACCCCTTTCTGTGACCAAAGGTTGAATCTGCGGAAAACTTTACTCCAGCCACCAAATTCAGGGGGTAAATCTCGCCAAGGAATACCTGTCCTGAGCCTGAACAATATCCCTTCCATTGTCATTCTATGTTCTGGTTTACTGTAAATTCGACCTGTTAAAAGCATTATTCGTGATAGCAAGTTCCAGGTTTCATCTGTTAACATTAGTCTTGGCATGTTGATAGGGCATAACTGTTTTTTGGCAAAATCAATTATACCTTGTCTTCATGCCGCCTATTTTTTAGGCCGCAAAGATCAACACGCTCTAGGGTATCAATGTTATCCCGGGCGCTGTTTTTCGCATTCACGGCGCTTTCTTCCCCCATGGCAACCCCTTGAACCGGCACAAAAATGATATCCGTGATGCCGATAAAATTTAAAATATGCCTGAGGTAAGGGGTTTGAAAATCCATCGCTATGGCATGCTCTTGCTGAAAATCCATGCCGGCACTGGAAATAATCACCGCTTGTTTATTCGTCAGCAATCCCTGCGGGCCGGTGTCGCTGTACTGGAAAGTC
Protein-coding sequences here:
- a CDS encoding IS5 family transposase gives rise to the protein MPRLMLTDETWNLLSRIMLLTGRIYSKPEHRMTMEGILFRLRTGIPWRDLPPEFGGWSKVFRRFNLWSQKGVMMEVFTFLSKLHDSEWLFIDGSIVKAHQDSTNTADASAQAVGKSRGGNTTKIHLAVDSGGLPVHFELSGGQVNDIVHAESLISASPESEMVVADKGYDSEALREFVRQKNAKPVIPRRDNNKQGNEDIDWCMYRYRHLVENAFMKIKKYRAISTRYDKLARNYQAMVALAFSFMWLPVWVD